The sequence GGATTCCCGGCTTTTGGTCCCAAAGTGGCACTCGTGGAGCTCACCGGCACGATCGTGGACGCCCGGCCGGTGGTGCGCCAACTGAAGCAGTTCCGTCAGGACGGCTCAGTGCGGGCCATCGTTTTGCGCATCGAGAGTCCTGGGGGCGGGGTTGCCGCCTCCCAAGAAATCCACGACGAGGTGCGGAAGACCAGAGAATCGGGCAAGGTCATCGTTGCCTCCATGGGGTCGGTGGCAGCCTCGGGCGGATACTATGTAGCGGTGCCGGCCACGCGCATCATGGCCAACCCAGGCACTACCACCGGCAGCATCGGCGTGGTAGCAGAGCTACCCAACATTCGCCGGCTTTTGGACAAGTTAGGTATCGACTTTACCGTGATCAAGAGCGGGAAGTTCAAGGACACTGGCTCGCCTTACCGTGGCCTGACCGAGGCCGAAAGAGCCTACTTGCAACAATGGGTGGACGATGCTTTCGCGCAGTTTGTGGACGCGGTCGCTGAGGGGCGCCGCATGGAGCGCGCACGGGTGCTGGAACTGGCAGATGGACGCGTGTTCACAGGTCTACAGGCTCTACGCAGCGGATTAGTGGACACACTGGGTACCTTTGAGGATGCAATCCGGCTGGCCGCTGATCTTGCCGGGATCAAAGGCGAGCCACGTCTTGTGCGGCAAGAACGGCGCGGCCTGCGCCTGATTGACCTCTTGTTCCAGAATGTCCGCCAGCTCATTGAGGCCGTGGACCGCTCCCCGCGCCTGAGCTACAAAATGGTGTTCTGAGCGCGAGAGGCACTATGCCGATCTATGAATTCAAGTGTGCCC comes from candidate division KSB1 bacterium and encodes:
- the sppA gene encoding signal peptide peptidase SppA produces the protein MSKRAVVLIVLAVVVLGGASLMVLSLLSLRASGEAGMGFPAFGPKVALVELTGTIVDARPVVRQLKQFRQDGSVRAIVLRIESPGGGVAASQEIHDEVRKTRESGKVIVASMGSVAASGGYYVAVPATRIMANPGTTTGSIGVVAELPNIRRLLDKLGIDFTVIKSGKFKDTGSPYRGLTEAERAYLQQWVDDAFAQFVDAVAEGRRMERARVLELADGRVFTGLQALRSGLVDTLGTFEDAIRLAADLAGIKGEPRLVRQERRGLRLIDLLFQNVRQLIEAVDRSPRLSYKMVF